Proteins from a genomic interval of Salvelinus alpinus chromosome 7, SLU_Salpinus.1, whole genome shotgun sequence:
- the LOC139580246 gene encoding ankyrin repeat domain-containing protein 61-like, which yields MDTNVNFSDAELYDAILIEDLARINDFIQKRGSNFYIDLRTTGLLHEILSKGLAILPLHLAASYRRAKSLESLLSAGADPEIRDQRGRNALHLVITHWPTILASWPKPRTKFETAMMSMQHRAEACLRVLCNHGVNINAEVDSDGRHTALHLSVRYGALPAISILASHGAKINTIDHFGMMPLHMAAGILNTEMTASLIKLGADVNKVMSKSGNSPLHLAALAATNKPVKALGVDLGCIIELLDQGADPNTVNHAGRTALHEACNGGHEAVVVLLLKYGADINQLTTAGENCLFLYLDQKLNLRHTSLLWKLLTMTYPLTISNRDGHLPSSLMLPEYFDQRDQLLNLCQQPRSLMDICKIHIYQRYWKSHGRECLKQVLPDRVHDFVFNHWENACDVMFVKEGDDIPPRFPRFPNMEDFTMPQGV from the exons ATGGATACGAACGTCAACTTTTCAGATGCTGAATTATATGATGCAATCTTGATAGAAGACCTGGCGCGTATTAACGATTTTATCCAAAAACGGGGGTCCAACTTTTACATCGATTTAAGAACAACGGGACTTCTTCATGAAATCCTTTCAAAG GGCTTGGCAATTCTCCCCCTCCACCTGGCTGCATCTTACAGGAGAGCGAAGAGCCTTGAGAGCCTTCTCTCTGCTGGGGCAGACCCGGAGATCAG GGACCAGCGAGGGCGCAACGCCCTGCACCTGGTGATCACCCACTGGCCCACCATCCTGGCCTCCTGGCCCAAGCCACGCACCAAGTTTGAGACGGCCATGATGTCCATGCAGCACCGGGCCGAGGCCTGCCTCAGGGTGCTCTGCAACCACGGAGTCAACATCAACGCAGAG GTGGACAGTGACGGCCGCCACACCGCGCTTCATCTGTCCGTTCGCTACGGAGCCCTGCCCGCTATCAGCATCCTGGCGAGCCACGGCGCCAAAATCAACACCATCGACCACTTTGGGATGATGCCACTGCATATGGCTGCCGGGATCCTCAATACAGAAATGACAGCCAGCCTGATCAAGCTTGGGGCCGATGTCAACAAG GTGATGAGTAAGTCAGGTAACAGCCCCCTCCACCTGGCTGCCCTGGCGGCGACCAACAAGCCAGTGAAGGCCCTGGGAGTGGACCTGGGCTGTATCATTGAGCTGCTGGATCAGGGGGCTGACCCGAACACAGTGAACCATGCCGGGCGCACGGCCCTGCACGAGGCCTGTAACGGTGGCCACGAGGCCGTGGTGGTGCTCCTCCTGAAGTATGGAGCGGACATCAACCAGCTGACAACCGCAGGGGAAAACTGCCTCTTCCTGTACCTGGATCAGAAGCTCAACCTGAGGCACACCTCTCTGCTGTGGAAGCTCCTCACCATGACCTACCCCCTGACCATCAGCAACAGAGATGGCCACCTGCCCAGCTCTTTAATGCTCCCAGAGTACTTTGACCAGCGGGACCAGCTACTGAACCTGTGTCAGCAGCCTAGGAGCCTCATGGACATATGTAAGATCCACATCTACCAACGCTATTGGAAGAGTCATGGTAGAGAATGCCTGAAGCAGGTACTACCAGACAGGGTGCATGACTTTGTGTTTAACCATTGGGAAAACGCATGTGATGTCATGTTTGTTAAGGAGGGTGATGACATCCCACCTCGGTTCCCCCGCTTTCCCAATATGGAGGACTTCACCATGCCTCAAGGAGTCTAA
- the LOC139580711 gene encoding eukaryotic translation initiation factor 2-alpha kinase 1-like isoform X2, whose product MADVNMFSSLNGLREESSSSSSMINPLIRRNLTTTTTRHERSVFNLTTSEDEVEFDTSDSDNNCEVLMAGKQYPSIQEFPSAIPNHLLLGSLLEHLCFVYESDPTRSHMLFKAIGQHLAAKNLLSPLAISEEFSTVRLQYNKAFTELLRAVSTSFFPQGQMLLNTDTQSLTLRPKEGLFQAQTSRYLSEFEELSRLGKGSYGKVFKVKNKLDGQKYAVKKVLINNVSREDCMKVLREVKVLSSLQHINVVGYHTAWMEHIPHAFTKPASILSALEMHVLPEREESTVSSSGSSIVFASSDQSKEPVAIAKAPVSLPVKQEKSTQAVCPKTMRHARFPDNFAPCVLLGRWGLTGDSCPVVSWDSSALSEDDLGTRNGIDLNNSSDIDMGSEQWDTKFPAKEVQFHLMLYIQMQLCERSLKDWILARTTSQNPYGAVDTKQTLSILHKILQGVEYIHSRGIIHRDLKPRNIFLHGHDCHVRIGDFGLACRDIMMDDKEKPPSTSQNTGSSHTTGVGTFVYAAPEQLEGSHYDSRSDMYSIGVVAQELFQPFGTEMERVQKLGDLREGKVPDSFSQRWPVLAKYITLLTSRDPTLRPSATQLLQSELFSSKDMVIHDLQRRVKEQEDEIVQLRRQIRQQASHYTDKT is encoded by the exons CGTCAGACTCCGATAACAACTGTGAGGTTCTGATGGCAGGCAAACAGTACCCGTCCATCCAGGAGTTTCCATCAGCCATCCCCAACCACCTGCTGCTGGGCTCCCTGCTGGAACACCTGTGCTTTGTCTATGAGAGTGACCCGACCCGCTCACATATGCTGTTCAAAG CCATTGGTCAGCATTTAGCAGCGAAGAACCTCCTCTCCCCATTAGCCATCAGTGAGGAGTTCAGCACGGTCAGACTTCAATACAACAAAGCCTTCACTGAACTACTGCGTGCTGTCAGCACCTCCTTTTTCCCACAG GGTCAAATGTTATTGAATACAGACACCCAGAGCCTTACGTTAAG ACCAAAAGAGGGTCTGTTCCAGGCACAGACGTCTCGCTACCTCAGTGAGTTTGAAGAGCTCTCTAGACTTGGAAAAGGATCCTATGGCAAAGTCTTCAAG GTAAAAAACAAGCTGGATGGCCAGAAGTATGCTGTGAAGAAAGTTCTCATCAACAATGTTTCAAGGGAAGACTGCATGAAG gttctcagagaggtaAAAGTGTTATCCAGTCTTCAGCACATCAATGTAGTAGGCTACCACACTGCCTGGATGGAGCATATCCCACATGCTTTTACTA AGCCGGCATCAATACTCTCAGCACTGGAGATGCATGTGCTGCCAGAACG TGAGGAGAGTACAGTTAGTAGCAGCGGCTCCTCAATAGTCTTCGCGAGCTCAGATCAGTCAAAGGAGCCAGTGGCCATAGCTAAAGCACCAGTGAGCCTCCCGGTGAAACAGGAGAAGAGCACGCAGGCGGTGTGTCCTAAAACCATGCGCCACGCCCGTTTCCCAGATAACTTTGCCCCCTGTGTGTTGCTGGGACGGTGGGGCCTGACGGGGGACAGCTGCCCTGTGGTCAGCTGGGATAGCTCGGCCCTGTCGGAGGATGACTTAGGAACCAGAAATGGGATAGATCTGAACAACAGCTCCGACATCGACATGGGGAGCGAGCAGTGGGACACGAAATTCCCCGCCAAGGAG GTGCAGTTCCATCTCATGCTGTATATCCAGATGCAGCTGTGTGAACGCTCGCTCAAAGACTGGATTTTAGCGCGAACCACCTCACAAA ATCCTTATGGGGCTGTGGACACGAAACAAACCCTCAGCATTCTACATAAAATACTTCAAGGTGTAGAATACATTCACTCTAGAGGAATCATACATAGAGACCTGAAG CCCAGGAATATTTTCCTGCATGGACATGACTGCCATGTGAGGATTGGAGACTTTGGACTGGCTTGCAGGGATATAATGATGGATGACAAGGAAAAACCACCCTCCACCTCACAGAACACTG GTTCCTCTCACACCACTGGAGTGGGGACATTTGTTTACGCAGCACCTGAACAACTGGAGGGTTCCCACTATGATTCAAGG TCAGACATGTACAGTATTGGAGTGGTGGCCCAGGAGCTGTTCCAGCCCTTTGGGACAGAGATGGAGCGTGTTCAGAAGCTAGGGGACCTCCGTGAGGGGAAGGTCCCAGACTCCTTCTCCCAGCGCTGGCCTGTCCTGGCCAAGTACATCACACTGCTGACCAGCAGAGACCCCACTCTAAGACCCAGCGCCACACAGCTGCTGCAGAGCGAGCTGTTCAGCAGCAAAGACATG GTTATCCATGACTTGCAGAGAAGGGTTAAAGAGCAGGAAGATGAGATAGTTCAACTCAGGAGACAGATCAGACAGCAAGCATCCCATTACACGGACAAGACCTGA
- the LOC139580711 gene encoding eukaryotic translation initiation factor 2-alpha kinase 1-like isoform X1, with protein sequence MADVNMFSSLNGLREESSSSSSMINPLIRRNLTTTTTRHERSVFNLTTSEDEVEFDTSDSDNNCEVLMAGKQYPSIQEFPSAIPNHLLLGSLLEHLCFVYESDPTRSHMLFKAIGQHLAAKNLLSPLAISEEFSTVRLQYNKAFTELLRAVSTSFFPQGQMLLNTDTQSLTLRPKEGLFQAQTSRYLSEFEELSRLGKGSYGKVFKVKNKLDGQKYAVKKVLINNVSREDCMKVLREVKVLSSLQHINVVGYHTAWMEHIPHAFTKPASILSALEMHVLPERSEESTVSSSGSSIVFASSDQSKEPVAIAKAPVSLPVKQEKSTQAVCPKTMRHARFPDNFAPCVLLGRWGLTGDSCPVVSWDSSALSEDDLGTRNGIDLNNSSDIDMGSEQWDTKFPAKEVQFHLMLYIQMQLCERSLKDWILARTTSQNPYGAVDTKQTLSILHKILQGVEYIHSRGIIHRDLKPRNIFLHGHDCHVRIGDFGLACRDIMMDDKEKPPSTSQNTGSSHTTGVGTFVYAAPEQLEGSHYDSRSDMYSIGVVAQELFQPFGTEMERVQKLGDLREGKVPDSFSQRWPVLAKYITLLTSRDPTLRPSATQLLQSELFSSKDMVIHDLQRRVKEQEDEIVQLRRQIRQQASHYTDKT encoded by the exons CGTCAGACTCCGATAACAACTGTGAGGTTCTGATGGCAGGCAAACAGTACCCGTCCATCCAGGAGTTTCCATCAGCCATCCCCAACCACCTGCTGCTGGGCTCCCTGCTGGAACACCTGTGCTTTGTCTATGAGAGTGACCCGACCCGCTCACATATGCTGTTCAAAG CCATTGGTCAGCATTTAGCAGCGAAGAACCTCCTCTCCCCATTAGCCATCAGTGAGGAGTTCAGCACGGTCAGACTTCAATACAACAAAGCCTTCACTGAACTACTGCGTGCTGTCAGCACCTCCTTTTTCCCACAG GGTCAAATGTTATTGAATACAGACACCCAGAGCCTTACGTTAAG ACCAAAAGAGGGTCTGTTCCAGGCACAGACGTCTCGCTACCTCAGTGAGTTTGAAGAGCTCTCTAGACTTGGAAAAGGATCCTATGGCAAAGTCTTCAAG GTAAAAAACAAGCTGGATGGCCAGAAGTATGCTGTGAAGAAAGTTCTCATCAACAATGTTTCAAGGGAAGACTGCATGAAG gttctcagagaggtaAAAGTGTTATCCAGTCTTCAGCACATCAATGTAGTAGGCTACCACACTGCCTGGATGGAGCATATCCCACATGCTTTTACTA AGCCGGCATCAATACTCTCAGCACTGGAGATGCATGTGCTGCCAGAACG CAGTGAGGAGAGTACAGTTAGTAGCAGCGGCTCCTCAATAGTCTTCGCGAGCTCAGATCAGTCAAAGGAGCCAGTGGCCATAGCTAAAGCACCAGTGAGCCTCCCGGTGAAACAGGAGAAGAGCACGCAGGCGGTGTGTCCTAAAACCATGCGCCACGCCCGTTTCCCAGATAACTTTGCCCCCTGTGTGTTGCTGGGACGGTGGGGCCTGACGGGGGACAGCTGCCCTGTGGTCAGCTGGGATAGCTCGGCCCTGTCGGAGGATGACTTAGGAACCAGAAATGGGATAGATCTGAACAACAGCTCCGACATCGACATGGGGAGCGAGCAGTGGGACACGAAATTCCCCGCCAAGGAG GTGCAGTTCCATCTCATGCTGTATATCCAGATGCAGCTGTGTGAACGCTCGCTCAAAGACTGGATTTTAGCGCGAACCACCTCACAAA ATCCTTATGGGGCTGTGGACACGAAACAAACCCTCAGCATTCTACATAAAATACTTCAAGGTGTAGAATACATTCACTCTAGAGGAATCATACATAGAGACCTGAAG CCCAGGAATATTTTCCTGCATGGACATGACTGCCATGTGAGGATTGGAGACTTTGGACTGGCTTGCAGGGATATAATGATGGATGACAAGGAAAAACCACCCTCCACCTCACAGAACACTG GTTCCTCTCACACCACTGGAGTGGGGACATTTGTTTACGCAGCACCTGAACAACTGGAGGGTTCCCACTATGATTCAAGG TCAGACATGTACAGTATTGGAGTGGTGGCCCAGGAGCTGTTCCAGCCCTTTGGGACAGAGATGGAGCGTGTTCAGAAGCTAGGGGACCTCCGTGAGGGGAAGGTCCCAGACTCCTTCTCCCAGCGCTGGCCTGTCCTGGCCAAGTACATCACACTGCTGACCAGCAGAGACCCCACTCTAAGACCCAGCGCCACACAGCTGCTGCAGAGCGAGCTGTTCAGCAGCAAAGACATG GTTATCCATGACTTGCAGAGAAGGGTTAAAGAGCAGGAAGATGAGATAGTTCAACTCAGGAGACAGATCAGACAGCAAGCATCCCATTACACGGACAAGACCTGA
- the LOC139580711 gene encoding eukaryotic translation initiation factor 2-alpha kinase 1-like isoform X3, with protein sequence MAGKQYPSIQEFPSAIPNHLLLGSLLEHLCFVYESDPTRSHMLFKAIGQHLAAKNLLSPLAISEEFSTVRLQYNKAFTELLRAVSTSFFPQGQMLLNTDTQSLTLRPKEGLFQAQTSRYLSEFEELSRLGKGSYGKVFKVKNKLDGQKYAVKKVLINNVSREDCMKVLREVKVLSSLQHINVVGYHTAWMEHIPHAFTKPASILSALEMHVLPERSEESTVSSSGSSIVFASSDQSKEPVAIAKAPVSLPVKQEKSTQAVCPKTMRHARFPDNFAPCVLLGRWGLTGDSCPVVSWDSSALSEDDLGTRNGIDLNNSSDIDMGSEQWDTKFPAKEVQFHLMLYIQMQLCERSLKDWILARTTSQNPYGAVDTKQTLSILHKILQGVEYIHSRGIIHRDLKPRNIFLHGHDCHVRIGDFGLACRDIMMDDKEKPPSTSQNTGSSHTTGVGTFVYAAPEQLEGSHYDSRSDMYSIGVVAQELFQPFGTEMERVQKLGDLREGKVPDSFSQRWPVLAKYITLLTSRDPTLRPSATQLLQSELFSSKDMVIHDLQRRVKEQEDEIVQLRRQIRQQASHYTDKT encoded by the exons ATGGCAGGCAAACAGTACCCGTCCATCCAGGAGTTTCCATCAGCCATCCCCAACCACCTGCTGCTGGGCTCCCTGCTGGAACACCTGTGCTTTGTCTATGAGAGTGACCCGACCCGCTCACATATGCTGTTCAAAG CCATTGGTCAGCATTTAGCAGCGAAGAACCTCCTCTCCCCATTAGCCATCAGTGAGGAGTTCAGCACGGTCAGACTTCAATACAACAAAGCCTTCACTGAACTACTGCGTGCTGTCAGCACCTCCTTTTTCCCACAG GGTCAAATGTTATTGAATACAGACACCCAGAGCCTTACGTTAAG ACCAAAAGAGGGTCTGTTCCAGGCACAGACGTCTCGCTACCTCAGTGAGTTTGAAGAGCTCTCTAGACTTGGAAAAGGATCCTATGGCAAAGTCTTCAAG GTAAAAAACAAGCTGGATGGCCAGAAGTATGCTGTGAAGAAAGTTCTCATCAACAATGTTTCAAGGGAAGACTGCATGAAG gttctcagagaggtaAAAGTGTTATCCAGTCTTCAGCACATCAATGTAGTAGGCTACCACACTGCCTGGATGGAGCATATCCCACATGCTTTTACTA AGCCGGCATCAATACTCTCAGCACTGGAGATGCATGTGCTGCCAGAACG CAGTGAGGAGAGTACAGTTAGTAGCAGCGGCTCCTCAATAGTCTTCGCGAGCTCAGATCAGTCAAAGGAGCCAGTGGCCATAGCTAAAGCACCAGTGAGCCTCCCGGTGAAACAGGAGAAGAGCACGCAGGCGGTGTGTCCTAAAACCATGCGCCACGCCCGTTTCCCAGATAACTTTGCCCCCTGTGTGTTGCTGGGACGGTGGGGCCTGACGGGGGACAGCTGCCCTGTGGTCAGCTGGGATAGCTCGGCCCTGTCGGAGGATGACTTAGGAACCAGAAATGGGATAGATCTGAACAACAGCTCCGACATCGACATGGGGAGCGAGCAGTGGGACACGAAATTCCCCGCCAAGGAG GTGCAGTTCCATCTCATGCTGTATATCCAGATGCAGCTGTGTGAACGCTCGCTCAAAGACTGGATTTTAGCGCGAACCACCTCACAAA ATCCTTATGGGGCTGTGGACACGAAACAAACCCTCAGCATTCTACATAAAATACTTCAAGGTGTAGAATACATTCACTCTAGAGGAATCATACATAGAGACCTGAAG CCCAGGAATATTTTCCTGCATGGACATGACTGCCATGTGAGGATTGGAGACTTTGGACTGGCTTGCAGGGATATAATGATGGATGACAAGGAAAAACCACCCTCCACCTCACAGAACACTG GTTCCTCTCACACCACTGGAGTGGGGACATTTGTTTACGCAGCACCTGAACAACTGGAGGGTTCCCACTATGATTCAAGG TCAGACATGTACAGTATTGGAGTGGTGGCCCAGGAGCTGTTCCAGCCCTTTGGGACAGAGATGGAGCGTGTTCAGAAGCTAGGGGACCTCCGTGAGGGGAAGGTCCCAGACTCCTTCTCCCAGCGCTGGCCTGTCCTGGCCAAGTACATCACACTGCTGACCAGCAGAGACCCCACTCTAAGACCCAGCGCCACACAGCTGCTGCAGAGCGAGCTGTTCAGCAGCAAAGACATG GTTATCCATGACTTGCAGAGAAGGGTTAAAGAGCAGGAAGATGAGATAGTTCAACTCAGGAGACAGATCAGACAGCAAGCATCCCATTACACGGACAAGACCTGA